A window of Paenibacillus sp. 19GGS1-52 contains these coding sequences:
- the rfbD gene encoding dTDP-4-dehydrorhamnose reductase has translation MKVLVTGSAGQLGQDVVLMLQQQGHEVLGCDRLEMDITDLDECVKVIGDFGPEVVIHCAAHTAVDAAESDIDAAYLINATGTRNVALAAEKAGAKLVYISTDYVFDGLGTQPYHEYDNTDPQSIYGKSKRAGEIVAQSLSSKYFIVRTSWVYGKYGNNFVKTMLKQGQEKPLLQVVDDQKGSPTYTVDLTRFILELIQTEKYGVYHASNSGACTWYEFTGAIFAEAEDILGLSFTAKLEPCGTEQFPRPAPRPRNSVMEHLSIRTNGFQDIRHWREGLRDFLLELKE, from the coding sequence ATGAAGGTGCTTGTTACTGGATCGGCTGGACAGTTAGGTCAGGATGTTGTTTTGATGCTGCAGCAGCAAGGTCATGAAGTTTTAGGCTGTGACCGGTTAGAGATGGATATTACTGATCTTGATGAGTGTGTCAAAGTCATTGGTGACTTTGGTCCTGAGGTTGTCATTCATTGTGCTGCCCACACTGCAGTAGACGCGGCAGAAAGTGACATTGATGCAGCTTATCTAATCAACGCTACAGGAACGCGCAACGTAGCACTAGCTGCAGAGAAGGCTGGAGCCAAGCTGGTGTATATCAGCACGGATTATGTTTTTGATGGTTTGGGTACACAGCCTTACCACGAATACGATAATACTGATCCGCAGAGCATATATGGCAAGTCGAAACGGGCCGGAGAAATAGTAGCCCAAAGCTTATCCTCCAAGTATTTTATTGTACGCACCTCTTGGGTTTACGGTAAATATGGAAATAACTTTGTGAAGACGATGTTGAAGCAGGGTCAGGAGAAGCCTTTACTGCAAGTGGTGGATGACCAGAAGGGTTCACCTACGTATACCGTAGATTTGACGAGATTCATTCTTGAACTAATCCAGACGGAGAAATACGGGGTCTACCATGCTTCTAACAGTGGAGCCTGCACGTGGTATGAGTTTACAGGTGCGATTTTTGCCGAGGCCGAAGATATACTGGGCTTGAGCTTTACAGCCAAGCTTGAACCTTGCGGTACGGAGCAGTTTCCACGGCCAGCGCCGCGTCCGCGCAATTCGGTAATGGAGCATTTGTCTATCCGGACAAACGGGTTCCAGGATATACGTCACTGGCGTGAGGGTCTTAGAGATTTTCTACTGGAACTAAAGGAATAG
- a CDS encoding sugar phosphate nucleotidyltransferase — MKGIILAGGTGSRLYPLTKVTNKHLLPVGKYPMIFHSIYKLNQAGIQDILIVTGKEHMGDVVNLLGSGKSMGVSFTYKVQDEAGGIAQALGLAEQFVGEDQSVVILGDNVFELNILPYVKNFVTQRTGAKILIQEVSDPQRFGVPELQEDKIISIVEKPDSPKSGYAVTGIYMFDNKVFEIIKTLTPSNRGELEITDVNNAYIKRNELTYDVLGGWWTDAGTHASLAKANELAKDILYNDDFGKLKL; from the coding sequence GTGAAAGGCATAATCCTAGCAGGCGGCACTGGATCACGGCTGTATCCTCTAACCAAAGTGACCAACAAACATCTTCTCCCTGTTGGGAAATACCCCATGATCTTTCATTCCATCTACAAACTCAACCAAGCCGGTATTCAAGACATTCTCATAGTCACTGGCAAAGAACATATGGGAGATGTGGTGAATCTGCTTGGAAGCGGAAAATCTATGGGCGTATCCTTTACTTATAAAGTGCAGGATGAAGCTGGCGGAATTGCTCAAGCTCTTGGATTAGCAGAGCAATTCGTTGGAGAAGACCAAAGTGTTGTTATTCTTGGTGATAACGTATTTGAGCTGAATATATTACCATATGTTAAGAACTTTGTGACTCAACGAACTGGTGCTAAGATTCTAATTCAAGAAGTATCTGATCCACAGCGTTTTGGTGTGCCTGAACTGCAAGAAGATAAGATCATTTCGATTGTGGAGAAGCCAGATTCTCCTAAAAGTGGATATGCTGTTACCGGCATTTACATGTTTGATAACAAAGTGTTCGAAATTATTAAGACGCTAACTCCCTCAAATCGTGGAGAATTGGAAATAACGGATGTAAACAATGCATATATTAAAAGAAATGAACTGACATATGATGTCCTTGGTGGTTGGTGGACGGACGCTGGAACACACGCCTCCCTAGCTAAAGCGAATGAACTAGCTAAGGATATTCTGTATAATGATGATTTTGGTAAATTAAAATTATAG
- a CDS encoding glycosyltransferase family 2 protein produces MNNKTVSIHIVAYNSADDIIECLTAVLAQDYPIEQIVVVDNASGDGCAENVRAFFSKSEVTSSGVSEVASAPSVEVKRPSLLLLPNLTNTGFAPAHNQAIAASKSDYCLVLNPDLTLAPDYVSRLVARMEANPLIGSATGKLLLKADPQLVDSTGLRMNKARRAFDRGAGELAVNWQQSGPVFGVSGAAAMYSRRMIDDISVDGEFFDSDFFAYKEDVDVAWRAQLLGWQGYYEAEAIGYHERGWKTSGRDSKPLFIRRISYINRYKMIYKNERARTWLKTLIVSLPYELAAHGYMLIKEPQLIKAWTSFFTQLPQLRKKRRAIQARVSR; encoded by the coding sequence ATGAATAACAAAACAGTAAGCATACATATCGTTGCCTACAACAGCGCGGACGACATCATCGAATGTCTGACGGCAGTACTTGCACAGGATTATCCAATTGAACAAATTGTTGTGGTGGATAATGCATCGGGAGATGGATGTGCCGAGAATGTGAGAGCATTCTTCAGTAAGTCTGAGGTAACTTCTTCAGGAGTTAGTGAGGTAGCTTCCGCACCGAGTGTCGAAGTCAAACGTCCCAGCCTCCTCCTCCTGCCAAACCTAACCAACACCGGCTTCGCCCCTGCCCACAACCAGGCTATAGCCGCGTCGAAGTCAGACTATTGTCTTGTCCTTAATCCCGACCTGACGCTTGCCCCTGACTATGTGTCGAGACTCGTTGCGAGGATGGAGGCCAATCCGCTAATCGGAAGTGCTACAGGCAAGCTTCTATTGAAGGCTGATCCTCAGCTTGTCGATAGTACAGGACTACGGATGAATAAGGCTCGACGTGCTTTTGATCGTGGTGCTGGGGAACTGGCGGTTAATTGGCAGCAATCCGGGCCTGTATTCGGGGTGTCTGGGGCGGCGGCGATGTACTCCAGGCGAATGATCGATGATATTAGTGTCGACGGTGAGTTTTTTGACAGTGACTTTTTTGCCTATAAGGAAGATGTGGATGTAGCTTGGCGGGCGCAACTGCTGGGCTGGCAGGGATATTACGAGGCAGAAGCTATTGGGTATCATGAGCGCGGTTGGAAGACATCTGGGCGGGATAGCAAGCCGCTGTTCATCCGCCGGATTTCTTATATTAACCGCTATAAAATGATCTATAAAAATGAACGAGCGCGCACATGGCTGAAGACGCTAATCGTTTCGCTACCGTATGAGCTTGCAGCACACGGGTATATGCTAATTAAGGAGCCTCAGCTAATCAAGGCGTGGACATCCTTTTTCACCCAGCTGCCACAACTCAGAAAGAAACGACGAGCTATACAGGCTAGAGTATCCCGGTAG
- the rfbB gene encoding dTDP-glucose 4,6-dehydratase, which produces MKLLVTGGAGFIGSNFVIYMLQQHPEYKILNVDALTYAGNLENLKSVEGNPNYTFAKADITDVQAMDALFSQGVDVVVNFAAESHVDRSILEPEVFVKTNVLGTQVLLDAAKKYSVTKFVQVSTDEVYGSLGATGLFTEATPLTPNSPYSASKAGGDLLVRAYHETFGLPVNITRCSNNYGPYQFPEKLIPLMISRALVDQALPVYGDGMNIRDWLYVEDHCSAIDLVIHEGVNGEVYNIGGNNERTNVHIVNTVLQELGKPDSLITYVQDRPGHDLRYGIDPTKITKELGWKPKHTFETGIKETIQWYLNNRDWWTRIQSGEYQKYAELQYGSRLGDSL; this is translated from the coding sequence ATGAAATTGCTAGTTACCGGCGGAGCCGGGTTTATCGGCAGTAACTTTGTAATATATATGCTGCAGCAGCATCCGGAATATAAGATTCTCAATGTAGATGCGTTGACTTATGCTGGGAATTTGGAAAACCTGAAATCGGTTGAAGGAAACCCGAATTATACTTTTGCGAAGGCAGATATTACTGATGTACAGGCAATGGATGCACTATTTAGTCAGGGTGTAGATGTGGTTGTCAATTTTGCAGCTGAATCTCATGTGGATCGGAGTATTTTGGAGCCTGAGGTATTTGTGAAGACGAACGTACTTGGTACTCAAGTTCTCTTAGATGCGGCTAAAAAGTATAGTGTAACTAAATTCGTTCAGGTCTCTACGGATGAGGTTTATGGTTCGCTTGGAGCTACAGGTTTATTTACGGAAGCAACTCCGTTAACTCCGAACAGTCCATATTCCGCCAGTAAGGCCGGTGGAGATCTGCTCGTGCGTGCGTACCATGAAACATTTGGACTACCTGTTAATATCACTCGCTGCTCGAACAATTACGGTCCATACCAATTCCCTGAGAAACTGATTCCGCTGATGATCTCACGTGCACTTGTAGATCAAGCTTTGCCGGTCTATGGCGATGGGATGAATATCCGCGATTGGCTGTATGTTGAGGACCATTGCAGTGCGATTGATCTGGTTATTCATGAAGGTGTGAATGGTGAAGTCTATAATATCGGCGGCAATAACGAACGTACGAATGTGCATATTGTGAATACAGTGCTGCAGGAACTGGGCAAACCAGATTCTCTGATTACTTATGTTCAGGACCGTCCAGGTCATGACCTTCGTTATGGAATTGATCCAACCAAGATTACTAAAGAGCTGGGCTGGAAACCAAAGCATACGTTTGAGACGGGAATTAAAGAAACTATTCAATGGTATCTGAATAACAGAGACTGGTGGACCCGTATTCAATCTGGTGAATACCAGAAATATGCTGAGCTGCAATACGGCAGTCGTTTGGGAGATTCGTTATAA
- the rfbC gene encoding dTDP-4-dehydrorhamnose 3,5-epimerase translates to MHVTPLRLQGASLLEPVVHGDHRGFFMESYNEEIMHKLGINNHFIQDNQSLSAEVGVLRGLHYQLNPKAQTKLIRVLSGVIYDVIVDIRRNSPTFGQWVGVILSEYNKRQLLVPKGFAHGFCTLVPNTQVLYKVDEYYSPEHDRGILWNDPALGIDWPTSSPVLSDKDQRHPLLKDAELNFE, encoded by the coding sequence ATGCATGTCACTCCTTTAAGGTTACAAGGCGCAAGCCTTCTGGAACCGGTGGTCCACGGCGATCATCGGGGTTTTTTCATGGAAAGCTATAACGAAGAAATAATGCATAAACTTGGAATTAACAATCATTTCATCCAAGATAACCAATCTCTCTCCGCAGAAGTGGGTGTACTGCGTGGTCTGCATTACCAGTTGAACCCTAAGGCTCAAACTAAATTAATCCGCGTATTATCGGGTGTTATTTACGATGTGATTGTGGATATCCGCCGGAACTCTCCAACGTTTGGACAATGGGTCGGTGTTATTCTTAGCGAATACAATAAGCGTCAACTGCTCGTGCCTAAAGGATTTGCCCACGGCTTCTGTACATTGGTTCCGAACACCCAAGTCTTGTATAAGGTGGACGAATACTATTCCCCAGAGCATGACCGCGGCATATTATGGAATGATCCAGCACTGGGTATTGATTGGCCGACTTCGAGTCCTGTATTATCGGACAAAGACCAACGTCATCCATTGCTGAAGGATGCAGAGTTGAACTTTGAATAG